CCCAACGCCAAACGTCCCAACTGTAAACGGCAAACGGTCGTTCGGCTCCCTTGCCCTGCTCCCCGTCGTCTTTGTTACCCTGCACTTCTCCTACGGACTGGGATCGCTCTGGGGGCTTATCTCACTGCCGTTATTCGTTAATAGGAAATTGGAAAACAGGTAATTGGGTGTATGGGACGCGGATTCCATTGCAACAATTTGTGGACCTTGGCGAAGACACAGGCAATAAAAACCGTTCTCCAAACATTGACTTTTGACCAAATAATGTATATAATGGTAATATACAATACAAAAATGGTGTCCGCATGATCGCTTACCCTCAGTTCAATGGTTTTGACGGGGATTCCGCCAACCGGGACAAGAACAAAAATAAGCATCAGGTTGAATGGTGGGAATGCGAGGAAGCTTTTTTCAACCAGCCGTTATACGTTCAATCCGATGCCGCTCATTCGCACCAGGAACCAAGATATTACGCCCTGGGCAAAACCGGCCAGGGGCGGCTGTTGTTCATTATTTTCACCAACCGCAGGTCAAAGATCAGGATCATTTCCGCCCGCGACATGCACAAAAAGGAAAGGCGCATTTACCATGAAAAAGCTCAAAAAGATTCCGGTATTTAAAACCCCCGGGGCCGAAGAGAAATTCTGGGCGGCGCACGATTCGGCCGATTATGTCGATTACACTACGGCCCGCCCGGCCCTGTTCACCAACCTCAAACCGTCCAGCCGCACCATCTCCATCCGTCTGCCCGAATCCCTGCTGGAAGCGCTGA
This portion of the candidate division TA06 bacterium genome encodes:
- a CDS encoding BrnT family toxin, with translation MIAYPQFNGFDGDSANRDKNKNKHQVEWWECEEAFFNQPLYVQSDAAHSHQEPRYYALGKTGQGRLLFIIFTNRRSKIRIISARDMHKKERRIYHEKAQKDSGI
- a CDS encoding BrnA antitoxin family protein — its product is MKKLKKIPVFKTPGAEEKFWAAHDSADYVDYTTARPALFTNLKPSSRTISIRLPESLLEALKQLANKQDVPYQSMLKMLLADKVGEKMQLKSR